The DNA segment TCTCTGAGGCGCTGGTCACCAAAACAGTGGTGCATGAAAAATGCCGTGATTATAGCAGTGACTCACTGCACCACAGGGGGGAGATTTAATGAAAAAGATAtaatgaaaagaggaaagggCACGAAAGTAATGATGCAATTTGTGGTTAAAGGCCTTAAATCAGATTTGTGTTTAACCAGCACATCATTTACACTTTGTTGTGTCTGACACCTATGTGGTCTCTTCACAATCTTTTATAAGGGTAAGCGATATGGatgtgctgtctgtgtgtgtgtgtgtgtgtgtgtgtgtgtgtgtgtgtgtgtgtgtgtgtgtgtgtgtgtgtgtgtgtgtatatatagatcGTTcagcaatgtgtgtgtctctctatctgtgtgctgcttgtgtgttcgtgtgcatgtgtacatctCACCCCGCTTGGCAGGACTCTAGCAAAGCAAGTGAGCCAGCATGATCATTGATCATCTGTCACTTGGCAGATAGGAGCCTGAATGGGAGCTTGCAAATTGGCCAAAGGGAAGGCACAGGAAATCAAGTGCCATCCAAAACCGTTGGGTGTGCAGTATCCACAGGATGCTGCTAGACTGGAGGTTAGATTGAATCCCAGAGGACAGCTTacgatttctttttttcccccaaagaAGGCCGGAGGGCTTTTGATTCCaagtgttttttgttaaataacTTCTTGGGCTGTATGATCTTTGGCAGTGGTGGGGTAGCAGAGGAAGTGCAGCCCTGGGGGGTGAGAGGGTGGGATGCTGGGGATTTGTCGGAGGCCAACTTCTGGGAACTGGTGGGCAGGGCTGCAGGGAGGTGAGAGGACACAGAGGTCATCTTTACTTCGGGGCAGAGAATTAGTTGTTGGCTTGGAAGCGACATACAGTATGTCAAGGGTCAACAGAGGCTTTGTTAGAGAGGGGTTgaacttttaacattttcaggCTGGTAGGGAGTAAATGGAAGCCAGGGAACAGGTTTGGGGTAGAAAAACCCATGAGATAGCCGCAATATCCCAGTGAGGCACAAAGTGAGCCTGAGATTAGGGTCAACTCTCTTTCCCTGTATTAGTCTTTTTCACCTTCGCCGCCACAATCCTCGATAAACGTCTTGGGTTTGCAGACATTACAGATGCTTCACCGGAGAATCTGACATGCTGCCGCCGCCCCGCTGCTGCCAAGAGATCTGATCTTAATCCTCTATGAGATTTACTCTCTCATAGCAGGTTTCCTTTTTATCTCTTCAACTGTCCTCGCTAGGCAAGCAGCAGACAGCCTCTTGCACAGATCCAAACAACTCCATCGATAAGGCACTGGCCAATTATTAAGGCCATTTTAAGGAGAAAATTGTCAATCATTTGCATCTAAGCTCCTCTCAATAGCAGCGAATACACCCACGGGaatggcttttaaaaaaaggaatcacTTCTCTCTGACTTCTCCGTCTGACTTCATTACTGATGCTCTTCTGCTCTTCTTTCACTCGCTAACACATGCCTTGCACTTCAGGTGTGATCTTGGGAGCTGTATCAGGGATGTTGCTGCGTGTGGCCTCCCCGATACACCCAGATATCGTCATGGTGATCGCTTTTCCTGGAGATATCCTGATGAGGATGCTGAAGATGTTGATCCTGCCACTCATCATCTCCAGTTTAATCACAGGTACAGTGTGACTGATCATACATCACATTATTACAAGATTCACCTTTAGCGATTGTTTTAATCTTTAAACACTTGATAGTACGAGTTACCAGCTTGTTCATTGCTGAGTTTTATTGTCAGGGCAATTTCACTGATAATGACAGACATGATGCAAAAGTCCTGTTGATTGTAATCTTGATAATGAAATTGTAATTcacaatatattattttgttcaCCATGCAAGAATCGCACACAGGATCAAACACCGTTATGCAATCTCCTGATGTCCGTTTCATTCAGGCCTCATGCAACACAGTATTGAGTTAACATTTCCAATTAATGTCACCAAGCAAATATCAGGTAAACACAATGTCGCTTGTTCTGGCTGCAGGTCTGGCCGGTTTGGACGCCAAATCCAGCGGTCGCCTGGGCACCAGAGCAATGATCTACTACATGACCACCACGATTATTGCCGCTGTCCTGGGAGTCATCCTGGTGTTACTCATCCACCCTGGCAACCCCAAACTGAAGGAGAATCTGGGCCAGGGCGAGAAAAATGATGATGTCTCCAGCTTGGATGCCTTCTTTGATCTGATCAGGAACCTGTTCCCAGAGAACCTGGTGCAGGCTTGTTTCCAACAGGTAATGGAGGACCAGATGATGAACAAGCGCATGTCTGGAAATTGGGAAGCGTGGGGCTGTCTTTATAGCCTGGCAGAGGATTTATCAACACATAAATTCAAACACCCAATAAATCATAGAGGATAACCAGTGACTCTCTGGAACTCAATGACTGTCAGTTGAGTGTCATTTGATAGCATAATGGGCCCAGTGTCAGTCAATAAGCTCAGCACTAATATATCTTCCTTTGTAACCTCAGATCCAGACGGTCACAAAGAAGACGGAGATAATTATTGAGGAGAACCTCAATGCCACCACCATGGAGGGACTGGTGGCCAACATCACCAAGGAGCCTGAGTTCCTCGTCCAGAAGACCCTGCACTTCAAAAGTGGCATGAATGTCCTGGGTGTGTGACCCCATTTCTTTGTCCCACATTAAAAAGCTCACAAGATGATTACCCCCATTAAGATTAACAGCAATGCTAGCTGCTGTGTGAGGATGTACAGCATGCTAACATTCTCAcagtgacaatgctaacatgcttaAGCTAAGCAGGCACCACATTAAGCATGTTCACCGCCATTTTTTAGTGTTATAGCATGCTAGCAGTGCTAAACACTGCTAGTATGCTATATTAGTATTTAACCAGAAGACAAGTCAACAAAGTCATTAGGATCCATTAATGTCTGCAGCAAACTTCATGGAGATTCATCTATTGATATCTGACCAAAGTAGTGGCCCCCAGCAACAGACGTTACCATCCCTGGAGCAATGTCGCTATCATAGCTAGAACTGAAAGTATTATCAACACTTTCATTACTACACCTCCACAATTTGACAGAAGCAAACCATTGAACAAACCTGATGACTTTGAGTTGTAAATGTGAaagctcatttatgctgccatAACACATGAAAAGAGATTCGTccattttaaacactttatccatcactgcccacatacttaAATGGGTCCTTTATGTCGGCATAGCGGTTGAGCCGTGCATCCACTAGAGAGCAGCATAGAGACAAGTGTTTATGATAGCAACTAACATGTAGTTGTAGGTGGAGGTGTTTGTGATAATGTACCTAATGTAAAGAGACAAAAGTTTGTTCCAGTGTAAAGTGAAGTAACATAACGTTGATGCCTGTTGTCTCTTACCAACCACAAAATTACCTCCTCAATAATTTACACCATCgaaatttcttcctcgtgtTCTATCGTCCTATCGTCCAATCACTGCCATGATTTCAGatggtactgctccattttgtCCATAcccgtaagctttcagaagacgtgcacaagTACAGACAAAATTAACGCAGACAAGAGGCTATGTCCGTTTCCGTATATGTACCAAGCATTGAGCATAAATTAGTCTTAAAATGTCTCACCTATCGATAAGAGTTCTTtcatgctacacacacacacacacacaaactggtaTTCAAATTTAAGGATACATTTATGGTTTTCTGTCACAGGTCTGATTGGTTTCTTTATTGCATTTGGCATCTGCATGGGCAAGATGGGAGAGAGGGCCAGACTCATGATTGAATTCTTCAGCATCCTCAATGAGATTGTGATGAAACTTGTCATCCTGATCATGTGGTTTGTATCACTTAAGAATCTCATTGACTCATTTTGAAACTCATTTGGTTATTTTGAGACAGAAATAACTGTTTATACCAAATTTAAGTCATTGCgacatttttgtgaaatttAATGCAGAATTTGACAGTTTCCCGACAAACTGTTTTGGTTTACTGCTAAATTCACAGGAATAACCAAAGCTTTCTACATCTCATCAGGTACTCTCCCTTCGGTATCGCCTGTCTGATCTGTGGTAAGATCATCTCCATCAAGGATCTGGAGGTGGTGGGAAGGCAGTTGGGCATGTACATGGTGACTGTAATCATCGGCCTCATCATTCATGGAGCAATCTTCCTGCCCAGCATCTATTTCATTATCGTCAGGAAAAACCCCTTCACCTTCTTCCTGGGTATCTTCCAGGCCTGGATCACTGCTCTGGGTACAGCATCTAGGTAAGCATcaggatggatgaatggatggagcCTTCTTAATGAGTATTAATTCAATACAATGTATAAGCTACACTCTTCTGCTTTCCCCTCCAGTGCTGGAACCCTGCCCGTCACCTTCCGTTGTCTGGAGGAAAACTTGGGTATTGACAAAAGAGTCACTCGTTTTGTGCTCCCAGTCGGTGCCACCATTAACATGGATGGAACTGCTCTGTACGAGGCTGTGGCTGCCATCTTCATTGCCCAAATGAATGGTATCTACCTTGACCCGGGCCAGATTGTCACTGTCAGGTCAGGAAACACTTTTGagagtttgtctttgtgcttAAAATATCTAAGATTTGGTCGCACTGTTGAATTGAAGTTAACAAATGTGAACATTAGATAACTCCATCtaggaggtcatgttttctttggtgtgagtttgtctgtttgttagttagcaagGTAAAGCAAAAACTACCCAACATGGCGTGACAGGGTGTTAGCCTTAGTGGAGGAATGCGCTCTCAGGGGGTCCTTCTAGTTCTGTAAACAATTTCTACATAAAGGTTGGAAAATtctttaattcaattcaatttgtacAGTACCAAATTACAGCTTATGTTAAAGGTACTTTACACAGGCCTGAGGATACAGCTCAGTAAACACTCTTAACTCCACACACCATTTACTTTGTCTCGAGTGTCTGTAACTAACATCCCCAAATACTCCTCTTTTAATAGAGTGAGTCAAGGATGGATGACCTTAAGCCTGACATTTTTATGGTGCATCAGTCTATGAACCCTCAAATTAAACATCCCCTCTCCCACATTTATATCACTTCATGTGCGATGGAGGACCCACTCTGGTGCTCTTCAGCTTGTTACACAAGCACCACAGAGAGTGCATGTCTTCAATTGTAATAATGAGGTGAAGCGATTTCTCGTTCATTTGCGCCTGAAGAGTTGCACTGGGGTGAAGAGGAGTGCTGTGGATCCTTCAGTGTATCAGAGAATGTGACTGAGTGCTGATTTGTTGTGTCTTCCTCCAGTCTGACAGCCACCCTGGCCAGTGTAGGAGCAGCCAGTATTCCCAGTGCTGGCCTGGTGACTATGCTGCTGATCCTGACTGCTGTCGGCCTGCCAACGCAAGACATCAGTCTGCTGGTTGCTGTTGACTGGCTGCTGTGAGTTTGACAAGTCAAATGTGTATTGTTGTTTCAAATAGATTataggtttgtgtttttcttgcatCTGCGAATTCCTCCTAGCATTGCCCTCGTTTATTAATTTACTCTACATATCCCGGTGCCTCTCCCTGCAGGGATCGATTCAGGACCTCGGTGAACGTGGTTGGTGACTCCTACGGTGCAGGCATCGTGTACCACCTGTCCAAGGCAGAGCTCGACGAGCTGGATGCAAACACGGCTAAGTCAGACGACATCGAAATGATGACGAAGACCCAGTCTTACTACGACGACATGAAGAACCACCACGAAAACAATTCCAACCAGTGCGTCCTAACCGCTACCGCTACAACCGCTTCCACTACTGCTAACAATTCTGTCGTAGTAGATGAATGCAAGGTACAATTAATGCTAACGGACATAGAGACTTGTATCTAACCCTCTCTGTTGTTGCATGTTCACCCTTCACCTTTGcttgatttctttgttttattcattgtaTCTTTGTTTATAATTGTGTAAATACACCCACTGTTGTTTTATGACAGAAGTGAAGCGAGAGAACAACAgatgcatgtgtatgtatttatttatttcatttctcgGGAATAGCAGCGTTTGTGTCGATCGCATGTCTAAGAATTTAAAGCGCTTTTGCCAAAGGGTTTTTTGAACTCAAACAAACCAAAAGCTGAGTAAATTTCAGCGCATGTAAATGAGGGATAACTCGGCTCCAGCTCAACAGGTAGCTAATCTGATGACTATAAGCCGTTGGGGTTTGGCTCTGACTCAAAAGGCAGCGCCAGATAATCCTCATTATGACCCTGAGGAATTATTTAGCAGCTTTCCCAATCCATCAAAAGTTCACACTACATCCGTTTCCTAAAACAAGATATCTCCTGATAGAATATCATTTCTCTGAGCATTTCCTCTAATTTACCTTTTAACATCTACAGTTCTGATTTCTCCTGAAACAAAGAGGGTTTCAATTGTTTAACAGAAATACTTCCAAAGGGGTCGTCCCTTTGCTGTAGAATTTAAaatgcagagaggagaagtgttGCAGCTAATTAACAGTTCATATATTCcctacatacacacatgtaccGCGCCGCCACTGACTCATTCCCCGTCAGGGCTTTTGTATTTTGACACCATCTATTTTTGCCCATTGTGAAAGCTGTGTTGAGAAATCGAAAAGCTGTGAAGCAGCTCCCACAATGTAAAACATAACACAGTTTGAATGCAGTCTTTGAATGTATCACGGGCTTTTAGAGTAATGTAGTTCTTTGCtgagacacgcacacactggcAGGAAAGGTCTGCTGATGAGCctattcatttattaaaggGTGAAAGGTGTTGCCTAGCAACACTGGCAACCTGTCACACCAGCAATCTGTCCGtagtaaaaaaaagttatacCCTCCACTCTGAGTCTCCATTTATTAGCagacatttacatataaatgcaAAGGCTTGCTATTCCatgactgtttttttctgtttctgttctgtttgccTGTAAATAGATCGACTCACATTTCTAACACCATTTTTCAAAGATGCTTCTTCCACTGTAGATCGCTTGCAAACTAGCCAAAAATTAACAATTGCATTCATTCTGTAGTGTTTGTTGTCTGTATAATGTTCTGTTTTGCATTCAcagtttattcacatttttgtttaaCGCCTGATGAGTTTTTGGTCATAAATGTTTGGTCTGATCCCAGGTCAGTAACAGAAACTCTCAGGACCAAACGCATGATCATTAGTGGTCGGACAGGGGATCAATATTCCTCCTTCATATTTGCATGTTGCAAAGTAGCTATAATAAGTAAGAGGCTGTGTTTTAATTGCCGAGTAACATACAGCGTAAATTtcagaaaagacaaatacactataaaaatataatataatgtaatttattttaatacctAAATGGTATTCTGGCTTTACATTGATATGATGTTTAGAGCCTTTATTATCTAAAACCATGCATATGTAGCACAGTTGATTAGTAAAGTTGTTATTTTGGATGTCATAGCTTGGTTTTAGTTATATTCGCTTTACAAGCTGTAAAAGCCGTCGACCAATCAGATTCCTGGGCTGAAGCTAAgtcaaattttttatttaacctagaaatgaagtgtgtgttttttatgatcATCTGTGCCTTGGATTGGTTATTTAGATGTCCCTGCTGACTGCTTACAGGTAACCTCAGCCACTAACGGCTCTGCTGCGGAGTGCACGCTTGTTGAGGAGGAACCATGGAAACATGAATAATGGCAGCACAGAGATCCCCTGCTCCTGGGCTCCACAAGCTTTCCTAcctgctgataaaaaaaaaagagtgaatgaaaaaaaaagtcacacgAACAGAACTactaattgttttgttttttaaatgtagtttagttttcttttcttttcttttcattagtCCCTTTAAAGGTTTTTGTAACTGTCTATCTGACTGATATATAATACT comes from the Hippoglossus hippoglossus isolate fHipHip1 chromosome 6, fHipHip1.pri, whole genome shotgun sequence genome and includes:
- the slc1a2b gene encoding excitatory amino acid transporter 2b isoform X4, with the protein product MPKQVEVRMHESHLEPIEARPQSKCAKICSKLCTNLLLTLTILGVILGAVSGMLLRVASPIHPDIVMVIAFPGDILMRMLKMLILPLIISSLITGLAGLDAKSSGRLGTRAMIYYMTTTIIAAVLGVILVLLIHPGNPKLKENLGQGEKNDDVSSLDAFFDLIRNLFPENLVQACFQQIQTVTKKTEIIIEENLNATTMEGLVANITKEPEFLVQKTLHFKSGMNVLGLIGFFIAFGICMGKMGERARLMIEFFSILNEIVMKLVILIMWYSPFGIACLICGKIISIKDLEVVGRQLGMYMVTVIIGLIIHGAIFLPSIYFIIVRKNPFTFFLGIFQAWITALGTASSAGTLPVTFRCLEENLGIDKRVTRFVLPVGATINMDGTALYEAVAAIFIAQMNGIYLDPGQIVTVSLTATLASVGAASIPSAGLVTMLLILTAVGLPTQDISLLVAVDWLLDRFRTSVNVVGDSYGAGIVYHLSKAELDELDANTAKSDDIEMMTKTQSYYDDMKNHHENNSNQ
- the slc1a2b gene encoding excitatory amino acid transporter 2b isoform X3, whose product is MYVALTSTPPEMNANSMPKQVEVRMHESHLEPIEARPQSKCAKICSKLCTNLLLTLTILGVILGAVSGMLLRVASPIHPDIVMVIAFPGDILMRMLKMLILPLIISSLITGLAGLDAKSSGRLGTRAMIYYMTTTIIAAVLGVILVLLIHPGNPKLKENLGQGEKNDDVSSLDAFFDLIRNLFPENLVQACFQQIQTVTKKTEIIIEENLNATTMEGLVANITKEPEFLVQKTLHFKSGMNVLGLIGFFIAFGICMGKMGERARLMIEFFSILNEIVMKLVILIMWYSPFGIACLICGKIISIKDLEVVGRQLGMYMVTVIIGLIIHGAIFLPSIYFIIVRKNPFTFFLGIFQAWITALGTASSAGTLPVTFRCLEENLGIDKRVTRFVLPVGATINMDGTALYEAVAAIFIAQMNGIYLDPGQIVTVSLTATLASVGAASIPSAGLVTMLLILTAVGLPTQDISLLVAVDWLLDRFRTSVNVVGDSYGAGIVYHLSKAELDELDANTAKSDDIEMMTKTQSYYDDMKNHHENNSNQ
- the slc1a2b gene encoding excitatory amino acid transporter 2b isoform X2: MPKQVEVRMHESHLEPIEARPQSKCAKICSKLCTNLLLTLTILGVILGAVSGMLLRVASPIHPDIVMVIAFPGDILMRMLKMLILPLIISSLITGLAGLDAKSSGRLGTRAMIYYMTTTIIAAVLGVILVLLIHPGNPKLKENLGQGEKNDDVSSLDAFFDLIRNLFPENLVQACFQQIQTVTKKTEIIIEENLNATTMEGLVANITKEPEFLVQKTLHFKSGMNVLGLIGFFIAFGICMGKMGERARLMIEFFSILNEIVMKLVILIMWYSPFGIACLICGKIISIKDLEVVGRQLGMYMVTVIIGLIIHGAIFLPSIYFIIVRKNPFTFFLGIFQAWITALGTASSAGTLPVTFRCLEENLGIDKRVTRFVLPVGATINMDGTALYEAVAAIFIAQMNGIYLDPGQIVTVSLTATLASVGAASIPSAGLVTMLLILTAVGLPTQDISLLVAVDWLLDRFRTSVNVVGDSYGAGIVYHLSKAELDELDANTAKSDDIEMMTKTQSYYDDMKNHHENNSNQCVLTATATTASTTANNSVVVDECKVTSATNGSAAECTLVEEEPWKHE
- the slc1a2b gene encoding excitatory amino acid transporter 2b isoform X1, whose product is MYVALTSTPPEMNANSMPKQVEVRMHESHLEPIEARPQSKCAKICSKLCTNLLLTLTILGVILGAVSGMLLRVASPIHPDIVMVIAFPGDILMRMLKMLILPLIISSLITGLAGLDAKSSGRLGTRAMIYYMTTTIIAAVLGVILVLLIHPGNPKLKENLGQGEKNDDVSSLDAFFDLIRNLFPENLVQACFQQIQTVTKKTEIIIEENLNATTMEGLVANITKEPEFLVQKTLHFKSGMNVLGLIGFFIAFGICMGKMGERARLMIEFFSILNEIVMKLVILIMWYSPFGIACLICGKIISIKDLEVVGRQLGMYMVTVIIGLIIHGAIFLPSIYFIIVRKNPFTFFLGIFQAWITALGTASSAGTLPVTFRCLEENLGIDKRVTRFVLPVGATINMDGTALYEAVAAIFIAQMNGIYLDPGQIVTVSLTATLASVGAASIPSAGLVTMLLILTAVGLPTQDISLLVAVDWLLDRFRTSVNVVGDSYGAGIVYHLSKAELDELDANTAKSDDIEMMTKTQSYYDDMKNHHENNSNQCVLTATATTASTTANNSVVVDECKVQLMLTDIETCI
- the slc1a2b gene encoding excitatory amino acid transporter 2b isoform X5; amino-acid sequence: MYVALTSTPPEMNANSMPKQVEVRMHESHLEPIEARPQSKCAKICSKLCTNLLLTLTILGVILGAVSGMLLRVASPIHPDIVMVIAFPGDILMRMLKMLILPLIISSLITGLAGLDAKSSGRLGTRAMIYYMTTTIIAAVLGVILVLLIHPGNPKLKENLGQGEKNDDVSSLDAFFDLIRNLFPENLVQACFQQIQTVTKKTEIIIEENLNATTMEGLVANITKEPEFLVQKTLHFKSGMNVLGLIGFFIAFGICMGKMGERARLMIEFFSILNEIVMKLVILIMWYSPFGIACLICGKIISIKDLEVVGRQLGMYMVTVIIGLIIHGAIFLPSIYFIIVRKNPFTFFLGIFQAWITALGTASSAGTLPVTFRCLEENLGIDKRVTRFVLPVGATINMDGTALYEAVAAIFIAQMNGIYLDPGQIVTVSLTATLASVGAASIPSAGLVTMLLILTAVGLPTQDISLLVAVDWLL